From one Magnolia sinica isolate HGM2019 chromosome 18, MsV1, whole genome shotgun sequence genomic stretch:
- the LOC131233022 gene encoding uncharacterized protein LOC131233022 yields MLQIPAVTSHMGCIGKDKFEEEMKKKSKLAGVNPIVDIKTVLSQLMERWSNYAVSSSEVLSEFFQVKAFAKLSNAIGKNYRLPSMFLDKHMHGVAR; encoded by the exons ATGCTACAAATTCCTGCTGTGACCAGTCATATGGGTTGCATTGGGAAGGACAAGTTCGaggaggaaatgaagaaaaagtcgAAACTTGCAGGTGTTAAT CCAATTGTTGACATCAAAACAGTGTTATCTCAACTAATGGAGAGGTGGTCAAATTATGCTGTGTCAAGTTCAGAA GTTTTGTCAGAATTCTTTCAAGTAAAGGCCTTTGCGAAATTAAGCAATGCCATTGGGAAG AACTACCGGTTGCCATCCATGTTCCTAGACAAGCACATGCATGGAGTAGCTCGATGA